ATCAGTGAATCTAAAACGCCCTTGCCACTATGCACGCCACCCTCCATTTCCTGAGAGGATTTACTTCGAACTAAGTAGCCGGCAAAACCTTGTTCTGAAGTAGCTGGTTGACCATTGAAATGAACCGTAAACATACCTATTTCACTGATTAAATCGCCTACTAAATATAATTCAGAGTCTCTGACTACCAGGGCGGGGTTGCTTCTAGGGGGCGGGCTCAAGCGTGGCATTAGTGCCCAGGCAGGGTATTCGTCTACTGAGAGCTGTTTGAGTTTCAGCTTGATATCCTGGCCAAAGACACAGTGCCCGCCGCCTTCTCCCTGATTTTTGAGCACCCACTTAGAGGCGTTCTGCTGACCGAACCATTCTATCGTTTCTGATGAAATTGGTTGCATGTCGCCAAGTAATGACTTGATTAAAACCGCTTCATCCTGGGATACATTGAATCCGGTTAGCATTTCTACTGACATGGACGAAAGGATCATTTGTACACGCTTGCTGGTAGCCAGTTGTTGGCTTACGGTTGCATTAATTGCGATCCGATGGCTCTCAAGCAAAATTCGCGATTGCATCAGTGTTTCACAGCAGCGCTCGCTATCCAGGTCTTTGGCGACATAATCACAGTAGTTGTAGCCGGCTCGTAAATACACGCAATCTACAGGGCCTACTCCTTGCAGCAAGAGCCTATTGTTGGGGCCTGTTACCAGGCCCGCTTTGAGTTCACAAAAGGTCTTTCGTACCGTACGAATGCCTTTTTCAGCTAAGGCATATTCAAGAAGGTGTTGGTCGAAGACATTGTCTTCATGCTCCTGTATCACCATTAGAAATGTTGGGCTGCCACCATCTCCAAACTCGCTTTTGATGGCTCTTGTCGCATCGGCAAGGCCTTGGGAGAGTCGCTCAATTGCTGGGTTCTCTATAGGTTGGCCGTTCGAAGTATTGGGCCAATCGGAATAGGTCTCAGGACTTTGCGAGCGGATGAATTGGTGCAACTCGTAAATACGCTGCCCAAAGGGCCCCATTCCTGCTGCGATTCCATTGAACTCAATGAGCTTTGGTCCCTGGCTTTCATCGTCCATAAAGTCACTTCTCATAATCAGGAGGGGGAGGCGGGGCGCATTTTTTATTTGACCATGCATGGCGAGTAAGGCACCGAAAAACGGGTCTCCATGTGCAACAGGCCTGATAGCTTCGTGAAGAAATTGGTGATCTTCTGAGACTTGATGGATCAGCTTTCCCAATAGGGGTACTGCTTTCTTTAACGTCTCAAACCGTTCCAGGGCGATAGTACTTGGGGTAAGGCTAAAAGGAACATGGCTCGCTGAGCCACGACTAGATTTGAAAGCCAGGCCATGGGCAAGCCCCCACTCTACCGCTTCATTGGCTGCCTGAATGGCGTTTGGATGG
This DNA window, taken from Microbulbifer sp. MKSA007, encodes the following:
- a CDS encoding glutathione synthase; translation: MKKSHPNAIQAANEAVEWGLAHGLAFKSSRGSASHVPFSLTPSTIALERFETLKKAVPLLGKLIHQVSEDHQFLHEAIRPVAHGDPFFGALLAMHGQIKNAPRLPLLIMRSDFMDDESQGPKLIEFNGIAAGMGPFGQRIYELHQFIRSQSPETYSDWPNTSNGQPIENPAIERLSQGLADATRAIKSEFGDGGSPTFLMVIQEHEDNVFDQHLLEYALAEKGIRTVRKTFCELKAGLVTGPNNRLLLQGVGPVDCVYLRAGYNYCDYVAKDLDSERCCETLMQSRILLESHRIAINATVSQQLATSKRVQMILSSMSVEMLTGFNVSQDEAVLIKSLLGDMQPISSETIEWFGQQNASKWVLKNQGEGGGHCVFGQDIKLKLKQLSVDEYPAWALMPRLSPPPRSNPALVVRDSELYLVGDLISEIGMFTVHFNGQPATSEQGFAGYLVRSKSSQEMEGGVHSGKGVLDSLIFNIA